The Aspergillus nidulans FGSC A4 chromosome VIII genome contains the following window.
TTTCGGTTGATTTCCACCTCACTCTTGActacaaaggaaaagaagtcTGTAGAACACTGGATTCTTGCTTTCAGGATACAAATATATAATTCCTCATAGCTCTGGCACTGTCCTCTTTTTTCTTACAACCTCCTTAGGTTTTTTCACATACTCCTACTACTGCCAGTCTATCCCGTTCCCCCTAGAGACTACACACAGACACACAATCGCAACCATGTCTGCTAGTACCAGTTTCGAAACCCCCAGTACGGCATTCAGTGACCTTCGTACTTCTATATCCAGCCACCGGCTCAGTCAGATTGAAAAGGTAAGGGCAAACGGCGTTGGTGAGGTAGTCGCTTTGCCTCAGCTAGTTGTATGCGGAGACCAGTCTGCAGGAAAGAGCTCTGTTCTGGAAGGGATTAGTGGAATCCCGTTTCCTAGAGAAGATAGACTTTGCACCAGGTTCCCGACAGAGATCATCCTTCGCCATAAGGAAACTACTCAAACGATTATAACGGCCAGCATTCGACCCCACACTTCTCGTCCTCAAGTTGAACAAAAGTTGCTTGCATCTTACAGCAGGACTCTGGAAACGATATCGGAGCTACCTCCTGTCATAGCAGAAGCATCGAAACTCATGGGGATTCGTGGATAtactgatgatgataatgataaTTATCGACCCTCCTTTGCGCCGGATGCTCTTCGAATTGAGATAACCGGCCCCATCGGCTTGCAACTGAGCATCGTGGATCTACCAGGCCTAATATCGGTTGCTAGCGAGGGGCAgactgaagaagacatcTCAACTGTTCATAACATGGTCGCAACCTACCTGCAAAGTTCTCGAACCATTATACTCGCAGTTGTGCAAGCAACCAACGATTTTGCCAACCAGGAAATTATCAGACTGGCACGCAAGTATGATCACGATGGCCAGCGGACAGTGGGCATCATCACCAAGCCTGATTTAATCAACAAGGGCACTGAGGCTAAGGTTGCACGCATCGCGAAGAACCAGGATACtatcaagctcaagctcggATACTTTCTCCTGAAgaatccaagcccagcagaACTTGATGAATGTACCACTATGGCTGCAAGGTCCGCTCTTGAGCTATGCTTCTTTACTGGCCCTGTATGGGCCAGCCAGCATCTGGACATGGATCGAGTTGGGGTAGATAACCTACGCCGTTTCCTGCAAAGACTTCTTGACGCCCATATCGAGAGAGAGCTTCCGAAAGTTCGAGCCGAGATAAAAAAGCGTTTTGCTGAAGCCGAGGCGGAGCTGAAATCAATGGGTAAGGCTCGGCCAACCGTTGGTGATATCCGCATGTTCCTCACAAGCCTCAGCATGACATTTTATGAGTTACTTCAGGCAGCCCTAGAGGGAAATTACCACAGCAGCAGGCACAATATCTTCGTAGGGAATGGAGATACCAGGTTGCGGGCTCTTATTCAAGAAGCTAATACAAGCTTCGCGACTCAGATGCATGAAAGAGGAAAACGCCGGGTTGTGcgcgatgaggatgataatgaagacgACGCCAAGGATAACGACCAACACAGCGTCGAAAATGACACTGatagcatcaacaacctcattgatgatgatgatgatgatgatgatgttgatgctcCACTACTTTATGTAAACAATGAGCAAATGATGGATTGGGTCCGACAGGTATAGAGGCCACAACTTCCTCTTTAATATGTCTTTCTAATATTATCATAGGTGCACTCAAGAACACGAGGGAAAGAGCTGCCGGGTAACTATAACTCGACCCTCCTTGCAGAGCTATTCCATGAGCAGTCCCGCCGGTGGTTCAACATTGCTCAATCACATGTCCGCCATGTCCGAGGCATTGCATCACAGTGGAAAGACCAGGTTCTTCACGCCATAATTTCTGAGGAGAAGCTTCGTACAGAGGTTCGAAACATTCTACAGGAATGGCTTGACAACGCCGAGCGGCTTGCAATGGAGGAGCTTGATAAGCTTATTCAAGATGAACAGCGCGATCCCCTGACATACAACCACTATTATACAGACAATATCCAGAAGGCTAGGCTTGATGCGCAGAGGAAAGAGGTTAGGAATGCAGTTACTCGTGTGGCGAACGAGGATTGGAATGGAAATCTTCACATCAGTAACACCTCTTACGACCTTGACAGGTTTTTGCGAGGGCTCGGACAAAGGATCACAATTGATATGGACAAACAAGCGTGTGACGAAGCATTAACCCAGCTTAATGCCTACTATAAAGTAAGTATCTGTATAACTCCCTAATATTTAAGATTTTCTTACTGATCCATAGCAGGTTGCCTTGAAGACGTTTATTGACAACATGGCTCGACAAGTCATAGAACGCCATCTGATATCACCTTTGCCCAAAGCTTTCTGTCCAACCTCTGTCGCTaagcttgatgatgaagCACTTCTCCGTATCGGATCGGAGCCTGCCCATGAGGCTGCACGGCGGACAAGACTTACGAGTATGGCTCATGGACTAAGGCAGAGCCTGCTCGAGCTCCAGAGGCCTGCCTCATAAGTCTCCTGGGTCCATACCCGCCATTGCCGTTATGATTCCTGCGTGGAGGTTTCAGATTGCGAGGGTTGCCATCTGCCCTAACAAGTACGTAGAGGTATTTAGGATGAACTATCCTGGATAAAAGGACCAGAATGCAATAACAGCAGCCAATTTTTTTGCTTCCAGTAGGCGATAGGAAGATGGCCCCTCTGAATCGGTGTATTTTGTTGTCCAGACTACTGACCTTACTTGTATTCGATACTTCGGCGGTAAACATCCAGTCCCCCCTTCACAGACAGATAGCCTATAATGTAAGGGTAATCAGTATCTGGATGGTCGTGATTTCGCCATGAGTACTTACTGCTTACTGCCAATGTTTGCATGCCCAGCGGTATTGGTGTCCACACATATGGTTCCCGTCACTCTTTGTGAGATTCATACCGCCAGCCCATCTCGCCGTTGATGACAGCTACCACTCGCACAACACCAGAGGAGGAATCCCTGCTCCCAGCACATGCAGACGTATGCAGTGACATGTGACCTCAAGCACGTGGGCACTGCCTCGGAAGCGTAGGTCGTCGAAAGTGTCTATGAAGCGTTAGAAGAGTCAACATTCCATCAAGGTGACGTACCTGAAGGCGCCCCAGGCGATACCGCACATGGCTTCTCCAAATGTAAGTACTGAGAGTGACGGGGCGAAGACAGGAATGAAAGTGGCCACCAAACCCCTCCTGGCAGATTGCGTTCACGACGAGGCCTGCAAGTTGTCCCACGGACGTTGAGTTCGAGAGTCCCGGCTGCCATTCGGCAGGAATCAACTTCCGATCTGGGACGGGATTATACACCTCAAATCGCTCCTTGAACTGGGGTTGCCCATAGAATGAGGTAATCTAATGCTAGTCAGGATGAATTGTAGAAGACCACCACACTCAGGTTAATAACTCAAATCACAACATTATACCCCTCCATGATCAAACTGGTCGAGAGAAACATGGTCTAGAAGACGGCCTTTTTGTACCTGCTCACAGCCTGCCTAATGGTCAACTTTTGGTCGGCTTCATCGCTCTCTTGGGCTTGGCGGATGAGATTCGTTTGGCCCTCTGCCCTCTggatctcttcaatctcacGATCAGAAAGTACAACGTGCTGAACTGTCATGGTGATGGTAGTATTAGCACAAGAAGTCAATACGTAGATGGGTGTCATGTCGTGCTGGGGTGAGTCTGTCGATTCCGTTATATATGCGACATATGCTAGGGATCCAACTGGCCGCCGGCTTCATGTCTTTGCGGTTAAAAAGAGCTTTAGCTTTTGCAGTCGTTTGCACTGCTAACTCGAGAAATTGAGTCTCGGTTAATTGGGCGCCATGAAGCAGAGTAGCAGGTCTATCAACAGAAGCTCGGGATATGGCCCAATTTGGGCAGATCGAAATCCGGGGAAAATGCAGGGTCAAAGTCTGACACTCCAGCTAATCCCAGGGCAAAAGCGCCTCCAGCGGAATCCACCTAATGCGATTTCATTCCCTGCTCCAAATCCTCGTCTCACCGAGTCACTACGGAGTATATATTCAATGCAAGCCAGTATGGTCTATTCGGGACTGCCGGTCGTGCGTGCGTCTCACAACATCTGTCGGCGCTTTTGCTGCCCTATTGGTTGTTCGCGCGGAGAAGATCATACGGGCTTGGGACATTAGCCCATTGCCTTTTCAGAAGTGACTAACGCATTCGAGGGTGTACAATGGGTAACCTCTTGTATGTGGTAGGCACAGCGTGGTCATGAAATGCAATAAAGGAAGGCCACAGCTGATTTGACAGGTTATGTCCAGATTTTCCCAGACTACGGAGTAACCCCACATATTCCCTGTTTATTTCGTCCGCACTCAATAGAGAAATATGACCTTCCAGCCCATGTAGGATTCGTCTATAAAATGCCTTGAGAAGATGCTACAATTCCGTCTCAGGGGCCAGCAAGGCAATGACTGAGAGCCAAACCTATGTATTTCGCTCAAGCTACGACAAGGATGAGACTTAGTTCTTTCCTAAGAAGGGACAGAAGGAGCGTTGGCTTTATATCACTTGACTGTTTAGTACGTTAATCCGTCATGAGGTCTAGAACTTGATTTCTTAATAGCCAGTCCAAGCCAGCGCCCAGCCACAGCGCAGCAAGTCTTTATAGTCCATATAGAAGATCTCTGTATTTAGCTTCTTGCTCGCTTGGAGCTGTTTCATTTTGCCTCACTTGGACCCTGGCTATTTCGAAGGCCTGGTTGAGTACAGCATGGCCGTAACCCTAAAAGGAAGATTTGCTTGCACGGAATTCGGACTTTGCTACCACAAAATATATACATCTGTCCTATGCAATATTGACAATCTTACCAACACTGACGACAGATGAATACATACTGTAATGAAAGATACCAACTTGCACATCCCTATCCAACGGCCTGAACTCAATATGCACAATCAGGTATAGGTAACTTATAGAACACAAACCCCTCAAACAGTTCCAGGTCACAACTGCCCGAGCAAGGTTATAACGAGATTCAAAGTCCAGCTCGCGAGGTACACTTTTTGCCGTATCTTAATTTTGAAGCCGCACTTGTCCCAGATCCAGGGCTCTACAATATCCCTTCATTATCTCTATTCCGGAAAATCACTGAGCCCGTAGAGCCGAATAAATGTCCCAGGCGGCACCTTGTTCGCACGCCCAATATACACATTTACCATCCGAGATGGTTCAGCTAGCCCCCCTGAGGTCATGGAACAGCGCGCCGCgctcaggaagaagagggtcCTCAACAACGGCGCGTTTCAGGAACTCAACCACCGGGAGCCGGAGCAGGGTGGGAATTTCTTTCTGAAGGCGCGGCTGCCTCC
Protein-coding sequences here:
- a CDS encoding uncharacterized protein (transcript_id=CADANIAT00001305), which gives rise to MSASTSFETPSTAFSDLRTSISSHRLSQIEKSAGKSSVLEGISGIPFPREDRLCTRFPTEIILRHKETTQTIITASIRPHTSRPQVEQKLLASYSRTLETISELPPVIAEASKLMGIRGYTDDDNDNYRPSFAPDALRIEITGPIGLQLSIVDLPGLISVASEGQTEEDISTVHNMVATYLQSSRTIILAVVQATNDFANQEIIRLARKYDHDGQRTVGIITKPDLINKGTEAKVARIAKNQDTIKLKLGYFLLKNPSPAELDECTTMAARSALELCFFTGPVWASQHLDMDRVGVDNLRRFLQRLLDAHIERELPKVRAEIKKRFAEAEAELKSMGKARPTVGDIRMFLTSLSMTFYELLQAALEGNYHSSRHNIFVGNGDTRLRALIQEANTSFATQMHERGKRRVVRDEDDNEDDAKDNDQHSVENDTDSINNLIDDDDDDDDVDAPLLYVNNEQMMDWVRQVHSRTRGKELPGNYNSTLLAELFHEQSRRWFNIAQSHVRHVRGIASQWKDQVLHAIISEEKLRTEVRNILQEWLDNAERLAMEELDKLIQDEQRDPLTYNHYYTDNIQKARLDAQRKEVRNAVTRVANEDWNGNLHISNTSYDLDRFLRGLGQRITIDMDKQACDEALTQLNAYYKVALKTFIDNMARQVIERHLISPLPKAFCPTSVAKLDDEALLRIGSEPAHEAARRTRLTSMAHGLRQSLLELQRPAS
- a CDS encoding uncharacterized protein (transcript_id=CADANIAT00001306); amino-acid sequence: MTVQHVVLSDREIEEIQRAEGQTNLIRQAQESDEADQKLTIRQAFKERFEVYNPVPDRKLIPAEWQPGLSNSTSVGQLAGLVVNAICQEGFGGHFHSCLRPVTLSTYIWRSHVRYRLGRLQTLSTTYASEAVPTCLRSHVTAYVCMCWEQGFLLWCLSSYLSVKGGLDVYRRSIEYK